CCGCTCTCGATCCCGATAATGCCCCGGGCCTCCATCAGGGCGGTGCCGCCCAGTTTCGTGTAGTCGAAGAGAAGCTTGTTGTCATGATGCCAGGTATGGCCGCTCGCATCGTGCGGCGGCGCCGGCAGGACGCCGTCCTTGGGTCGCCGCCAGTTCGGCTGCCCTTCGAGGTTGGCGCCGTGGCAGGAGGCGCAGTGCTGCTTGTAGAGCACCTGCCCGTTTCGAATGTCGCGGCTGTCCAGTTCGTGACCGGCAAGGGCCGCACCGGACCAGCAGAGCAGGACGAGGATCGGCAGGGCGCCCTTCACGCGACTTCCACCCATGTCTTCATTCCGGACGCTTGGTGCGCGAGGGTGTGGCAGTGCAGGAGCCATTTGCCCGGATTGTCGAATACGCAGAGGATGTCGCGGCTCCGGCGCGGATCGACCAGCGTGGTGTCGCGGTAGTCGCCGAGCGAACCGTCTTCGCGCAGCTCGTGGAAATGGTGGCCATGCAGGTGGATGCCGTGCGGGAAGGCGGTGTCGTTGCGCAGGGTGATGCGGGCTGTCTCCCCGCGCGCGAACCGCCGCCACGGCGCATCGGGCATGCCGGATCGGTGGTTGAAGGCCCATAGATCGCCGCCCC
The DNA window shown above is from Deltaproteobacteria bacterium and carries:
- a CDS encoding cytochrome c, with the translated sequence MGGSRVKGALPILVLLCWSGAALAGHELDSRDIRNGQVLYKQHCASCHGANLEGQPNWRRPKDGVLPAPPHDASGHTWHHDNKLLFDYTKLGGTALMEARGIIGIESGMPGLGDAMTDDEIWDVLSYIRSTWPDRIREIQAGRNPPHGP